A genomic window from Lotus japonicus ecotype B-129 chromosome 1, LjGifu_v1.2 includes:
- the LOC130749574 gene encoding probable inactive receptor kinase At5g58300, translating to MKFEFSIAALVLLTSTLSLFSLIEASDLNSDKQALLEFASSVPHAPRLNWNNDSASICTSWVGVTCNSNGTRVTGIHLPGIGLTGSIPENTIGKLDALKVLSLHSNGLKGTFPSNILSIPSLQFAHLQHNNFSGPIPSIVSPKLITLDISFNSFSGSIPPAFQNLRRLTWLYLQHNFISGAIPDFDLPSLKHLNLSYNNLNGSIPNSIKTFPNTSFLGNSLLCGPPLNSCSSISPSPSPSPPATTQNQKATTHKKSFGLAIILALVIGGIAFLSLLFLVISVCCLKRKNSKTSGILKGKASCAGKPEMSKSFGSGVQAAEKNKLFFFEGSSHSFDLEDLLKASAEVLGKGSYGTAYKAVLEEGTTVVVKRLKEVVVGKKEFEQQMEIVGRIGQHPNVMPLRAYYYSKDEKLLVYNYMQGGSLFFLLHGNRGAGRTPLDWDSRVKIAVGAAKGIAFIHSEGGPKFAHGNIKSTNVLITEELESSISDAGLAPVMNAPSTMSRSNGYRATEVTDSRKITQKSDVYSFGVLLLEMLTGKTPLRYPGYEDVVDLPRWVRSVVREEWTAEVFDEELLRGQYVEEEMVQMLQIALACVAKTPDMKPRMEDVVRMVEQIKHPELKNRASSESGSNDQTP from the exons ATGAAGTTTGAGTTCTCTATTGCTGCTCTTGTTCTATTAACCTCCACACTGTCTCTCTTTAGCTTGATTGAAGCATCTGACTTGAACTCAGATAAACAAGCTCTCTTGGAGTTCGCTTCTTCAGTCCCACATGCTCCAAGGCTCAACTGGAATAATGACTCAGCTTCAATTTGCACCTCATGGGTTGGTGTGACTTGTAACTCAAACGGAACTCGTGTCACCGGAATCCATCTTCCGGGAATCGGATTAACTGGGTCCATTCCGGAGAACACCATTGGAAAACTAGATGCTCTTAAGGTCCTTAGCCTTCATTCCAATGGCCTTAAAGGAACATTTCCTTCTAACATTCTCTCTATTCCTTCACTCCAATTTGCACACTTGCAGCACAACAATTTCTCAGGTCCAATTCCTTCCATTGTCTCCCCTAAACTCATTACATTGGACATTTCCTTTAACTCTTTTTCTGGTAGCATTCCACCTGCATTTCAGAACCTGAGAAGACTCACCTGGTTGTATCTCCAACACAATTTCATATCTGGAGCTATCCCTGACTTTGACCTTCCTAGTCTCAAACACTTGAATTTGAGTTATAATAACTTGAATGGCTCAATTCCAAACTCCATCAAGACATTCCCAAATACTTCTTTTCTTGGGAACTCTCTCTTATGTGGGCCACCTCTCAATAGTTGCTCTTCAATCTCTCCCTCTCCATCTCCTTCTCCTCCTGCAACCACCCAAAACCAAAAAGCAACCACACATAAGAAAAGCTTTGGCCTAGCTATTATACTTGCTCTGGTCATTGGAGGCATTGCCTTCCTTTCTCTACTATTTTTGGTGATCTCTGTGTGCTGTCTGAAGAGGAAGAACAGTAAAACCAGTGGTATACTGAAAGGAAAGGCTTCTTGTGCTGGAAAGCCTGAGATGTCTAAGAGTTTTGGAAGCGGCGTGCAAGCTGCTGAGAAGAACAAGTTATTTTTCTTTGAAGGCTCCTCTCATAGCTTTGACCTTGAGGATTTGCTAAAGGCCTCAGCTGAAGTTCTTGGGAAAGGGAGCTACGGAACAGCTTACAAGGCTGTTCTGGAGGAAGGAACAACAGTGGTGGTTAAAAGGTTGAAGGAAGTTGTGGTTGGAAAGAAGGAGTTTGAGCAACAGATGGAAATTGTGGGGAGAATTGGACAACACCCTAATGTCATGCCTCTTAGAGCTTATTACTATTCCAAAGATGAGAAACTCCTAGTCTACAACTACATGCAAGGAGGCAGCTTGTTTTTCTTGTTGCATG GAAACAGGGGTGCAGGAAGAACTCCACTAGATTGGGATTCAAGAGTGAAGATTGCAGTGGGAGCTGCCAAGGGAATTGCTTTCATTCACTCTGAAGGGGGACCAAAATTCGCACATGGCAACATCAAGTCCACCAATGTGCTCATAACAGAAGAACTTGAGAGCTCCATATCTGATGCTGGATTGGCTCCTGTCATGAATGCCCCATCAACTATGTCTAGATCCAATGGCTATAGAGCCACAGAAGTCACTGATTCAAGGAAGATCACACAAAAATCTGATGTTTACAGCTTTGGTGTGCTGCTTCTTGAAATGCTGACAGGGAAAACCCCACTGAGATATCCTGGCTATGAAGATGTGGTTGATCTTCCAAGGTGGGTGAGGTCTGTTGTGAGGGAGGAATGGACAGCTGAAGTGTTTGATGAGGAGCTTCTGAGAGGGCAGTATGTTGAAGAGGAAATGGTGCAGATGCTTCAGATTGCACTTGCTTGTGTAGCTAAGACACCAGATATGAAGCCTAGAATGGAGGATGTTGTTAGAATGGTTGAGCAAATTAAGCACCCTGAGTTGAAGAACAGGGCATCCTCTGAATCTGGTTCTAATGATCAGACACCATGA